One genomic segment of Kordiimonas sp. SCSIO 12603 includes these proteins:
- the flbT gene encoding flagellar biosynthesis repressor FlbT, with protein MALKLSLKPDEKLVINGAVIANADRRTTLIVHNKASILREKDIMQEDEVDTPARRIYFPIMLMYMDQQKTDTYYEEFMKRMTEFMAVITTPEAINLCVKISKDVMEKNFYRALMNCKKLLAFETSRLNMQE; from the coding sequence ATGGCACTGAAGCTGTCGTTAAAACCAGACGAAAAACTCGTCATAAATGGCGCAGTTATTGCTAATGCAGATAGACGCACAACATTGATTGTCCATAACAAGGCATCAATACTGCGGGAAAAAGATATTATGCAGGAGGATGAAGTAGACACACCGGCACGCCGTATCTACTTCCCTATCATGCTTATGTATATGGATCAGCAGAAGACTGATACTTATTACGAAGAATTTATGAAGAGAATGACAGAGTTCATGGCAGTAATAACCACCCCTGAAGCTATCAATCTCTGTGTTAAGATTAGCAAAGATGTGATGGAAAAGAACTTCTATCGCGCTTTAATGAACTGTAAAAAGCTGCTAGCTTTTGAAACAAGCAGATTGAATATGCAGGAATAA
- the flaF gene encoding flagellar biosynthesis regulator FlaF, with translation MSYQAYKTAQNTTESASQTEYRLLAQVTNALMTAKDKEYSGVQLVEALDWNRRVWSVFAADCGAKGNQLPHQLRANIISLSIWVSKHSSKVMRKQAKLDDLININRTIMEGLADQAKLQAKANAGASAPTSINSTL, from the coding sequence ATGTCATATCAAGCTTATAAAACAGCGCAAAACACGACAGAGTCAGCGAGTCAAACCGAGTACAGGCTTCTTGCGCAGGTTACTAATGCCCTTATGACAGCTAAAGATAAAGAATACAGCGGCGTCCAACTCGTAGAAGCTCTTGATTGGAACAGGAGAGTTTGGTCAGTTTTCGCTGCAGATTGTGGCGCTAAAGGCAACCAGCTCCCTCATCAACTACGCGCCAATATTATCTCGCTTTCTATCTGGGTTTCAAAACATTCTTCCAAAGTCATGCGCAAACAAGCCAAGCTGGATGATTTGATCAACATAAACCGCACGATTATGGAAGGCTTGGCGGATCAAGCTAAACTTCAAGCTAAAGCCAACGCCGGCGCATCAGCCCCCACCAGCATTAATTCTACACTTTAA